In Columba livia isolate bColLiv1 breed racing homer chromosome Z, bColLiv1.pat.W.v2, whole genome shotgun sequence, one DNA window encodes the following:
- the INIP gene encoding SOSS complex subunit C, translating to MAANSSGQGFQNKNRVAILAELDKEKRKLLMQNQSSTNHPGASIALARSPLNKDFRDHAEQQHIAAQQKAALQHAHAHSSGYFITQDSAFGNLILPVLPRLEAE from the exons GTTTCCAGAATAAAAATAGGGTTGCAATCCTGGCAGAActagacaaggagaagagaaaattacTTATGCAAAACCAGTCTTCCACAAATCACCCTGGAGCCAG caTTGCGCTTGCAAGATCACCACTGAACAAGGATTTCCGTGATCACGCTGAGCAACAGCACATCGCAGCACAGCAGAAGGCTGCCCTGCAG cacGCACATGCACATTCCTCAGGATACTTCATAACTCAAGACTCTGCATTTGGAAATCTTATTCTTCCTGTCTTACCTCGACTTGAGGCCGAATGA